Part of the Bombina bombina isolate aBomBom1 chromosome 8, aBomBom1.pri, whole genome shotgun sequence genome is shown below.
GAAAATTTAATATACAAGCAGGTTTGGGAACTATATTCATCCCTCTATAGTTCACAATGCATTTTTATCGATATGAAGCTATGGAAGGCCCTCCTAAATAGATAATGTAACTATGAAGGTGAACTGACATTAAGATACCGTGGGACTGCATTCTTTTATTCACCTCTTGAACAGAGGGCTTGCTTTATGGTTACAGGACGGACTATGTTCTTATGTTTTTATGCTATTTGTTAAGTGTCAGGTTAATGGGTTTTATATAGTAAATAGTTTTATATGTTCCGCCAGCTCATGCAATGTTAGGTAATTATCACTTGGGGTTGCTTACTAGATATGGTATATTTCACACTCATCAATGGGTTAATAAACTCTGTAACCCACTCAGTTTACAGAGCCAGTCAGAGCAAATTTTATTAATTTAGTTGTTTCAAACTATGACATTTATGATTCTAGGGTTTTTGTGGTCAGCTACGCTACTCTCCCTATATGTTAGCATTTATAAGCTGGTTATTACCCCATGCACTACATATTAATGTTGTAGTTTATACGCTCCAAATAACACCACCTATGGCTTTAGGATCTTCTGCGATCAATAACATTGTTCTATTGGTATGTTGTTGTGTGCAGGTTGACTAGTTAATCTTTAGATTTCTAAAATAATTTGCATGTTGTGAAATATAATGCTAGACTGTGTGCTACCATTCTCAGTGCGTCATTGCCATAAATGTCAGTTTATACCATTCTCCATGCATGTATGACCACCTCccctcctcacccccccccccattttcataTAATGTACCTTCCTGCTTGGAAGGGCTAGTTATGCGGTCTGTCTTATTTGTACCGCAACCTTTATCATTGAAAGTATTAATGTGACATTTCTCTACTTCATTTATACTGTAATGCTAGTAATATGTGACTATGGAAAAGTCCACAAGATATAAGAGattctcaaaatatttttgtattgcaaAGCTGATTATGCATGGCTGCAGGGTGTTTCCCCAAAGTTTACAAGTATTCATGCTATATTATATACGTTCACAGAATGTTTCATGATGTAGGGGGACCTCTTAATTCTCTATGTCATAAAACTAGGAGTGCATATCAGCAAAATGTTTTATAGCAAAACTAAATCTGGAAAAGTGAGGTATTTGTTTTGTACGGGTAAAACTCTTTATGATATAATGGTTATGACTATATCTTTGTAAGTATCACGGATATGATGTTGTTCTTGCCCCGTTGCTCTTCCTATATGTTAATATCCCTCTTGCAATGTGACATGTATGTTGTAACCtacttttaacctcaataaaaatattatatattaaaaaaaaaaaaaaaaaaaaacagactgaagaCAGATTTTCTTGTTTGAATTAACAGTTCACAACAGCATGAAAATTCATTTTAGCTGTTTATTGTAAACTGTTACGAATATGTGATGTTTGATAGGATTTTTACATTCACAAATGTCTTAATATCAAAAAGTCAAACAAAACCAATGCAGAAATGACTTTATTATTATTAGAAGTTACAAAGCGTTAGTGCACAACTGTTTACAAAATGACCATAGTAGCTTAAAAGATTACCActtttttattgtatataaaaacataaaatacatgtaATAAACACCAAAAACATCTCGAGAATTATCCCAGATGCCAAATTACTAGGCATGGACATTCAGATCATTTGTGATGATCGGAAGAAGGTGGCAACTCACAGGATTCAGGTCTTTCTGGAGCCGCATTTATTCTAGTGAAAGTGTAACACACTAAGACCAGTGTGTTTCACGTTAATAAGAATAAATGCATCTTTGAATAAAGCTGAATGCCGCAACTGGCTGCCTTCTTCTGCGTTCGGAACATAAACAATCCGAATGCTCATGCTTAAAAGTTACTTGCAATAACTAGGTTAAATGGGTATTGAGTTGATGTATTGACTTGAAAGCATCACTTCTAATACCCCCTTTTGCAGTAGTGTTACATTAGTAAACATTTAAAAAGTACTTATTTAATATATGTTCTTATCACCCAAGAGCCTCTCATTAGTACGAATGTACATGTTAAAGCACATAAAACTTACTAATAAGGGCAGCTATTTACACTGGCAAGTGGTGAGCATTAATAGATATATTTGGactttataaaaaaacatttagtgTGAGGCACTTTTGGAAGCAATCGCACTTTGGTACATATCTTAAGCTGTAGACTGTAAAAAGCTTggtaaaaaatattttcagtttgcAGAATTAAAAAGGGACTACTATATAAACAGGTtctaattgttttttgtttgtttttaataaactgctAAAGGGACACAAGACAACTGATTCAAACTAATCACAATCCTTTCGAAAAGCACAACTATTGATTAAACTACAAAAATGCCCATAGAATTTACGGTGAATTTAGTAGGAAAATCATAAGATACATATTTCTAAAGGATATTTTGGATTCACATCTTTTTTTCCATACAAGAGCTACAATGTTAAGTATACTTGACATGTTTTAGGCAATCTTTGGCTACTGTAAACAGAGCTTCTTTGaaatatgtattagacacactGGAATATTATCATTGAAGTTGTAAATAGACACAACAATACATTGTGTTGGCAACAATATCCAAACCAAACATATTGATAAAGTCTACCCAGTTAAAGGCTTTGCATTTCTATATTACCAGATCAATACATGAACAGACAATAAAACTCAAATATACGTTGGTGAAAAGTTATCCAAGTACGGTATATTGGGGTCACATTCTGAAAATGTGCTGTAAGAAATTATCAAAGGAATAGTTTATGATGCAGCATTAGTACAGTTTGGAAAATTACCTATTTTAAAGGAGAGAAAACAAAATTTGCCTTAACATTTTCATGCTGCTTTACAGCAAAGCCAGCTAGAAAATACACAGGAAGAATACACAACAGACACTGTGTTCTAACAAATATGTTTGAAGTGCAAAATTGATGAGGTAACCTTTTAAACACCTACATACAAAAAAAGATAAAGGTTTTGAAAATAGCCCTTATTAAATGTAAGAAAACTATTGAGTCTATGAGAGGAGTAAAAAACCAATGGAATGATTGCCCAGGGTGGCAATGAAAATACATTTGCTAGCACTACCCTTCTGGACAACCACCATACTGCTTGGTTTTACTGGCTGCAACGGTAGTATATCTGCAATTGCTTAGATGTATTGTATATATTCTGGAATTAACAgaacattaacatttttttttacatgttttatgaatatccctttaagtttaaacaaaTAAAGAAGGTAACATAGGCACTGAGACTTTTTTTGGGAATACACTTAAAATGGTTAACCATCTCTGTCCTATGATTTAACCATTTGTTTCAAAAAGTTAAGCTATGGATCTTTAAACAACCCCTAATTATGCATAGTTTACTAATTGCAAAACCTGGTCACAAAACGTGAATGATGAAACACATCCATAAAAACCGATTGAGTTTTTTAAATGGATTGAACAGATTAAATGGGTAAAAGCTAAACTGTGTGTTCTGAACTATAACTGATAAGGTTTAACTGCCATTCAGAGGGGCCATTACTTATAACAATATTTATAGAAACTGGGTTTTGACCAAAATTATTTTGGTGAGGGATAGTTGACAATGAACTGTATTTTAGGAAGCAATTTTGCTCTGCTAATTAAGACACAGTAGAAGTTATTTCTGTTGGGCTTTACTGGAAAACAAAGTTACAGACCAACAAGAATCCAATATTATAATGGCACAAAAAATAAGGCAAAGAGCCCTTGCCCTTCAGAAAATACAGTTTGTAAAGGCACTGGTGTGATCAATATCAATCAAAAGTTTAATGGTCAATTTTTTTTTAGTCTATCATACTACCAACCTTTATTACAGAGAATACTGCATTAAAAGGCATACTaagcccacatttttctttcatgaatcaactttctaatttactcctacagtATTAATTTCTCTTCTTGCTatccacatttgaaaaaagaagaaatgtaagattagcagccagcccatttttggttcagaaccctgggaagCATATATCCATTTAATCAAAGCTAGCTGTAAagttttaacatttattaaagtgacagagtaaaataaatatacacacacactgctctaaatTGCTACTTAAAACCAGGCTTGATCCAGGTGTCACCCCATATAGATAAGGGCATATCAGCCGAAACGGACTGTGGTAGGGCCCTGTCAATAGCATTTAAGCTACGCCACACATTTCCTTTTGCGGGACAGCAGTAAAGGCACTACTTTAACATTTATCTGCTGCTTAACAAACAGGGCAGGGGGAATAGTAAAAAAGTAAATTCATCTAATGATACACGGCAATTTATTAACATTTTGTCACTTTAAGTAGCTAACAGTAACATTTTAATGCTGGCAAAAGGAAGCTTGGAGACATGTTACACAACACACTTCCTCAATATTCatgcaaaaagaaatataaaaaaagaaccctgtaaaaccccaaatgtttctatcgtgattcagacagagcatagactTTAaaccaatttctaatttacttctattatcacattttcttcatcctctctgcatcttttgttgaaaagcaggaaggtaaattcaggagcgtgcacgtgtctgcagcactatatgtttAAGATTAAACATTTGTAAGAGCAGTAGATGGAAGCACCTTttcctgccatataatgctccagacatgcatactacctacctaggtatctcttaaccaAAGAATAccataacaaaaatgtatttataacacaatttatgcttacctgataaatttatttctcttgtggtgtatccagtccacggatcatccattacttgtgggatattctcattcccaacaggaagttgcaagaggacacccacagcagagctgtaatatagctcctcccctaactgccatatccagtcattcgaccgaaactagccgagaaaggaggaaccatagggtgcagtggttactgtagtttaaatttaaaaattacctgccttaaaatgacagggcgggccgtggactggatacaccacaagagaaataaatttatcaggtaagcataaattgtgttttctcttgtaaggtgtaaccagtccacggatcatccattacttgtgggataccaataccaaagctaaagtacacggattaagggagggacaaggcagtaacttaaatggaaggaaccactgcccgtaaaacctctctcccaaatatagcctccgaagaagcaaaagtatcaaatttgtaaaattttgaaaaaatatgaagcgaagaccaagtcgtcgccttgcaaatctgatcaaaagaagcctcatttttaaaggcccaagtggaagccacagctctagtggaatgagctgtaatcctttcaggaggttgctgtccagcagtctcataggctaagcggattaagcttcttagtcaaaaagaaaaaggttgccgaagccttttgacctctcctctgtccagagtagacaaacaaagcagatgtttgacgaaaatctttagtagcttgtaagtaaaactttaaagcacggaccacgtccaaattgtgtaacacaaggatggaacaacaatctcgattgatattcttgttagataccaccttaggtaagaacccaggactaccttatccgtatgaaaaatcagataaggagaatcacattgtaaggcagatagctcagagactctacgagccgaggaaatagctaccaaaaaaaaagaactttccaagataaaagcttgatatctatggaatgaagaggttcaaacggaactccttgaagaaccttaagaaccaagtttaagctccatggtggagcaacaggtttaaacacaggcttgattctaactaaagcctgacaaaatgcctgaacgtctggaacatctgccagacgcttaactagctgacaattctttttccaaaccttcttggagaaaagataatattctagcaatcctgaccttactccatgagtaacccttggattcacaccaataaagatatctacgccataccttatggtaaattttcctggtgacaggctttcgtgcctgtattaaggtatcaataactgactcggagaagccacgctttgataaaatcaagcgttcaatctccaggcagtcagcctcagagaaattagatttggatggttgaaaggaccctgaagtagaaggtcctgtttcagaggcagagaccatggtggaaaggatgacatgtccactagatctgcataccaggtcctgcgtggccacgcaggtgctatcagaatcaccgatgctctctcctgcttgatcttggcaatcagtcgagggagcagaggaaacggtggaaaaacagaagccaggttgaaagaccagggcactgctagggcatctatcagtctcgccttgggatccctggacctggatccgtaacacggaagcttggcgttctggcgagacgccatgagatccagttctggtttgccccaacgatgaatcagttgtgcaaatgcctccggatggagttcccactctcccggatgaaaagtctgacgacttagaaaatccgcctcccagtgctctacacctgggatatggatagctgataggtgacaagagtgaatctctgcccagcgaattatttttgaaacttctaacatctctagggaacttctcgttcccccttgatggttgatgtaagctacagtcgtgatgttgtccgactgaaatctgatgtacctcagagttgctaactgaggccaagcctgaagagccttaaatatcgctcttagttccagaatatttaatggaaggagagactcctcctgagtccacgatccctgagccttcagggagttccagactgcaccccaacctagaaggctggcatctgtcgtaacaattgtccaatctggcctgcgaaaggtcatacctttggacagatggacccgagatagccacgagagaagagagagaatccctggtctcttggtccagattcagttgaggggacaaatcggtGTAATCCCCGctctactgactgagcatgcatagttgcagcggtctgagatgtaagcgtgcaaacggcactatgtccattgccgctaccattaagacaattacttccatacactgaaccaccgaagggcgcggaatggaatgaagaacccggcaggaatttagaagctttgataacctggactcagtcaggtgaattttcatttctacagaatctatcagagtccctagaaaggaaactcttgtgagtggggatagagaactcttttcctcgttcactttccacccatgcaaccacagaaatgacagtactacgtccgtatgacacttggcaatttggaagtttgacgcctgtatcaggatgtcgtctaaataaggggctactgctatgccccgcggccttaggaccgccataagtgaccctagaacctttgtaaagattcttggggctgtagctaatcccaagggaagagctacaactggtaatgcctgtcttaaaaggcaaacccgAGAAACCGATgacgatctttgtgtatcggaatgtgaagataagcatcctttagatccactgtagtcatatattgaccctcctggatcggtggtaggatggtacgaatagtttccatcttgaacgacggaactttgaggaatttgtttaagatctttagatccaaaattggtctgaaggttccctcttttttgggaaccacaaacagatttgagtaaaaaccctgtccctcctttggaactggatggatcactcccataactaggaggactcgtacacagtgtaagaatgcctctctctttatctggtgtgcagataattgtgaaaggtgaaatctcccttttgggggggggaagctttgaagtccagaagatatccctgggataaaatttccaacgcccagggatcctgaacatctcttgcccacgcctggacaaagagtgaaagtctgccccctactagatctgttcccggatagggggccgttccttcatgctgtcttagaggcagcagcaggcttttttacctgcttaccttttttccatgtcaggtttggtctccagaccgtcttggattgagcaaaagttctctcttgtttattattagaggaagttgatgccgcacctgccttgaagttttgaaaggcacgaaaattagactgtttggccctagatttggacctgtcctgaggaagggcatgaccttttcctccagtgatatcagcaataatctccttcaaccaggcccgaatagggtctgccccttgaagggattgttaagtagcttagattttgaagtcacgtcagctgaccatgatctaagccatagcgctctgcgcgcctgtatagcaaaaccagaattcttagccgttagtttagtcaaatgaacaatggcatcagaataaaagaattggctagcttcagtgctctaagtttgccaagtatgtcatccaatggagtcgctacctgtaaagcctcttccagagactcaaaccagtacgccgcagcagcagtgacaggggcaatgcatgcaaggggctgtaggataaaaccttgttgaataaatattttcttaaggtaacctctaattttttatccattggatctaaaaaaacaaacaaaaaaaaaaacaaaacacacaactgtcctcgacagggatagtagtacgctttactagagtagaaactgctccctccaccttagggactgtctgccataagtcccatgtggtggcgtctattggaaacatttttctaaaaataggaggggaagagaacggcacacctggtctatcccattccttaataattTCTGTAATCCTTTTAGGTATTTAGAaagacatcagtacacaccggcactgcaaagtatttatccagtcaacacaatttctctggcactgcaatggtatcacagtcattcagagcagctaaaacctccctaagcaacacgcagaggtgttcaagcttaaatttaaatgtagaaatattagaatcaggtatctttcctgagtcattaacatcacccactgactg
Proteins encoded:
- the LOC128638429 gene encoding uncharacterized protein LOC128638429, which codes for MFRIPGRWKFYPRDIFWTSKLPPPKREISPFTIICTPDKERGILTLCTSPPSYGSDPSSSKGGTGFLLKSVCGSQKRGNLQTNFGSKDLKQIPQSSVVQDGNYSYHPTTDPGGSIYDYSGSKGCLSSHSDTQRSSSVSRVCLLRQALPVVALPLGLATAPRIFTKVLGSLMAVLRPRGIAVAPYLDDILIQASNFQIAKCHTDVVLSFLWLHGWKVNEEKSSLSPLTRVSFLGTLIDSVEMKIHLTESRLSKLLNSCRVLHSIPRPSVVQCMEVIVLMVAAMDIVPFARLHLRPLQLCMLSQ